The proteins below are encoded in one region of Pygocentrus nattereri isolate fPygNat1 chromosome 13, fPygNat1.pri, whole genome shotgun sequence:
- the ppp4cb gene encoding serine/threonine-protein phosphatase 4 catalytic subunit B, producing MGDISDLDRQIDQLRRCELIKENEVKALCAKAREILVEESNVQRVDSPVTVCGDIHGQFYDLKELFRVGGDVPETNYLFMGDFVDRGFYSVETFLLLLALKVRYPDRITLIRGNHESRQITQVYGFYDECLRKYGSVTVWRYCTEIFDYLSLSAIIDGKIFCVHGGLSPSIQTLDQIRTIDRKQEVPHDGPMCDLLWSDPEDTTGWGVSPRGAGYLFGSDVVAQFNAANDIDMICRAHQLVMEGYKWHFNETVLTVWSAPNYCYRCGNVAAILELDEHLQKEFIIFEAAPQETRGIPSKKPVADYFL from the exons ATGGGTGACATCAGTGATCTGGACAGACAGATTGACCAGCTGAGGAGGTGTGAGCTCATCAAGGAGAATGAGGTCAAAGCCTTGTGTGCCAAAGCCAG GGAGATTCTTGTGGAGGAGAGCAATGTACAGAGAGTGGATTCTCCAGTTACG GTGTGCGGTGACATCCACGGACAGTTTTACGACCTGAAGGAGCTTTTCAGA gtcGGTGGTGACGTTCCAGAAACAAACTACCTCTTCATGGGAGACTTTGTGGACAGAGGCTTTTACAGTGTGGAGACTTTCCTCTTGCTTCTGGCACTTAAG GTGCGCTACCCAGACAGAATCACGCTGATCCGGGGGAACCACGAGTCCAGGCAGATCACGCAGGTGTACGGCTTCTACGACGAGTGTTTGAGGAAGTACGGCTCGGTCACAGTTTGGAGGTACTGCACGGAAATCTTCGACTACCTTTCCCTCTCAGCCATCATCGACGGCAAG ATCTTCTGCGTGCACGGCGGCCTCTCGCCCTCCATCCAGACTCTGGACCAGATCAGGACCATTGACAGGAAACAGGAAGTGCCACACGATGGACCAATGTGTGACCTGTTGTGGTCTGACCCTGAAG ACACTACAGGCTGGGGAGTCAGCCCGAGAGGAGCAGGGTATCTGTTCGGCAGTGACGTTGTGGCCCAATTCAACGCTGCCAACGACATTGATATGATTTGCAGAGCCCACCAGCTCGTCATGGAGGGCTACAAGTGGCACTTTAATGAAACTGTGCTCACTGTGTGGTCCGCTCCCAACTACTGCTACAG GTGCGGTAACGTGGCGGCCATCCTGGAGCTGGACGAACACCTGCAGAAGGAGTTTATCATATTCGAAGCTGCTCCACAGGAAACGCGAGGCATTCCCTCCAAAAAGCCAGTGGCCGACTACTTCCTGTGA